Sequence from the Phragmites australis chromosome 11, lpPhrAust1.1, whole genome shotgun sequence genome:
CCAACAAAGCTGTATATCATTTCTCAGATAACACCACCATGTAGACACTACCTAAGCAAAGTTGATGTGAAAAGAACACTTGTCTTCAATGTTCCAGATTCAGGCATTCCCTTAATATTCCGGACTGATTTTTGTAATTGTTTTACAACATAAATATCAAAAGCTACTACGAATTTGGAAACTGATGAATAACACCAATGAGTGATATAAGGAAAACTTAATTAACTTTTGATTTTTCATTTCCCATCTGAACCGAGATAAATTTTGTACATACAAAACTTTCAATATGAAACAGTCCAACAAAAGGATCAATGCTGTGGAACTCTCCATATTACAAGTTGGTATAGGATATGCCGTTTAAAAGTtgtaacaacaataaaaaatagcgtatcaacataaaaaaaaaagtgcatcAGGGATTTCAAACTCTAATTTCCCGAAATTACAGAATTTTGCTAGGTTATTACGAGTTATGGTGTTCTCAATGAGTCTGACCCGGCCCCTAATAGGTGAATTCACTGTTGGGGATTGGTGATCGTGGGGCGATTGCCATCCATACTCATGGGAGTGACCACATCAGTCAAGGGATGTAATACAGGTTTTTATCCTTTTAGTAATTTATATAACATAACACTTGATAATTCACTTAAAAACTTGGCAATAACTTTAGAAGGTTCCACCCAATCCTGGGCATTTGATGACAAGGAAATTATCAGGAACTGAGTACTAAACCCCTTCACATATCGTGCTTGAATAATGGCATTTTAACATTACAAGATAATAGGAAACCCATACCTTCATCTTCAGCATTAGCTTCTTTGATTTTCCTAATCTCTGCCTCTATCTGCTCTCTAGACAAAATTTCTTCATCCTGCAAATGCACAATGGGTATAACATAAATTTTTTGAGACGGCTTAGTATAGCCATGTACCCAAAAATGAATTCTGTGACCAGTTTAAttcaacagagagagagagagagagagagagagagagagagagagagagaaggtaaATCTCAGAATttacagaagaaaaaagaacaccAGTGGTAATAAGCCTAAAAGATAAGGAATttacagaagaaaaaagaacaacaaTGGTAATAAGTTGAAAAGATAAGGAATAAAGACACTGAACAAGGAAACTTACTGCCATCTCAGTACCCCCAACAGTTTCTTCATCAAACTTCTCCGTAAAGTGAGACACTGCATCTATATCTGAACCATCACTTACTTGGTCTGAGTGATCTTGCTCATCAATAACCATTCCAGAACCAGCCTGGTTATCATTATCAGagacaccatcttcatcatctgtaTCATCAAAAATCCAAGCTGCCTGGCAATAGCATTTGAGGATTATTTGTAAATGTAGTAACTATGACCAATCTAAGCAGGAGGCACTTCAATCGTCTTGCACTGCAAACCTGGTATTCTGAAGTTCCTCGAGGAAGCTTCCTCTTTACCAATTTTCTCTGTTTGTTGTTTATATCGGCCGCCTCCATCTCTGCTTCCGTTGGCCAAGTCTaatcatatataaatattattacaaACTAGAACTAAGAAAAGCAAATGCTTCCCTTCAAAGACAAATATATCAATAGCGAATATGAAACATTTAAGCGAATGGTATTTATACAGATATGGCAAATGTTTCCGAAAAACAAGGCAATAGATATTAAATCTTCTTCACTCTAAAGTAGACTTCTAATGCAGCATACAGAGTTCGAATGGATCTTAAATACTAAAGAGATATGTCGATTAGACACTGTTTGGTTGAAATGGTGGAAGTTTGTGAAACCCTATAAACTTTTTCATAGAAAGGCAACCATTCATGAAAAGACACATTTATAGGCACCCTTCAGCTCTTATAAATAGTCTAGATCTAGAAATGTAGATAGGTGAGTACACATCATTCAATCAAACCCGCATGGAAGCACGAGCAATATACTAGTATAGCACTTAAGTTACCTAAACAAGACTCTAAACTATACCTACTAGAATGTGTACTGTATCATCAGAAGACCATGTTTAAGAACTAGTTTAACAGCAAACAAGTCACATCAGCTAGTTTTCAAGGTCACCTAAGACAAGAAACAAGATCAAGCAACAGCACATTCAACACAAAACAGTACTTCACAGAGCAACCATCCAAAGTGAAGACACAAATTAatgaagccaaaaaaaaattgcagcacTGCACAATTAAGAAGGCACTAACTAAAAGTCTTAGAACCTTTCTGTTTCCTTTTCAACATCAAAATATAACCAATCAAGTATAAACCAACGGCTTGTCAAAATTACAACTCATGAATCACAATTGGGAAATAGTCACCTGCTCCCCTGCAAGAGGATTTGGGACATTTTCAACAAGTAAGGGTTCCTGATTTGAAGGGTCTGGAACAAAGGTGTTAACAATCTGAAACAACCCAAAGAATCAGAGGTTAAAAAAGtgtgatcaaaatatataacaaTGAAAAAAGATACCTTAAAATGTGAAAAGTGCCTAGCATAGCATTATTTGCAATGGTATCATAAACTATAGAGCTGCATTATTCAATTTCTAAAGCTGTGAGTTTATCCTACATAACAAACCTGATTTCCATTATCTTCTGTTTCCATTACATCAGAGCTTTTCCGCTTGCTGACAGGACATGGATCCTTGAGAACATCAATTTGGCCTAACTGAAAATCACCAGCACCTGACACATGGACCTTTGAGTGGAAACGGTATTAGAAAAGTAAATGGAAAAAGAgctaagaattttttttagcatagATCACCTACAAGCTGATTCACTGAAAGATTGTGAGCCCGCAAATACCCAGACACAAGCAGTGTGCACAATCCCATATTGTCGTCAGATTTTATGCAGACCTGACACAAAATTCATATGTTGGTACCATCCATTGTCAAATGAAAAGTGCACAGAGGTAGGAAACTTTACAAGAGCTGTAGTTGCTTTATTGCACAGGTAGTAAACTTGCACAATATTACAGTTTGATCATACAACATTATTTGATAATAAGACATGAGAAAACTTTACTACCAATAGTAAGCAAGGCCAAGCCCAGTCATGAGCTATAATTCTAAAATTGTAAGGCTGAAACTGAACAACCTGAAAGCATGCTTTACCAAAGTCTTGCACCATACAGTGGAACCAATTAGAACCATAAAACAGTGCACACATTATTTCTATTTGCTGCAGTACCACTCTTTACTATTAAAACAATAGTATTGTACAGAACTTTCAACAGAGGAATATcaatttagttcaaattttcATATTTGGACAACATAAAATTAGCAAGTGTTCTAGAAAAGCATCGGTGTAGAATAAGAAGTCATTAAAACCTTCTCAGACATAACATAAGGTCTCTGGTTTCTCCAATTTGGTGATGAAAGGTGCTGCTCCTTGAAAAGCCACATGAACTATACAGTTTTAAGAATAAATAATCAAAACAGAGTTTTGGAAGACCAAAAGGTAAAAGGGAGGTTCTTATGctcaaaaaaatattcaaaagaaaatttacCTTATGCAAATCATCCTTTGTATCTGCTAAGTAAAACTTGCAGTCCTCAGGCAGCTCTGTAGAAAGGAAAGAAGTTGCTGCTTTCTTCAATTCCTGCCTACTTTTATTGTCTGGTGGAAGATCCTGATTATGTTAAGAGAATCTAACAGGTAAATCAACAGATAACCATAAGACAATATATTAAATGAGAAATACTCATGACTGGAACTTACTCGAATGAAAACAGCTGTACTAGGTAAGCCCATGGCCCGAAATACAGATAGACATTGAGATCCAAACTCATCAATTGGACTGCTTGAATCACTACTGTACAATGAATTCGCTGATAGAACGAACGCTAGCAAATCAGCAACCTATGTAGGATAAGTACATTTGCAAGTTCCAGATTAGAGCTAAGAAATTACAATagatcataattgcaacaaaCTGAGCTTGGTTGAAAGGGCACACCTTTGCAAGTTCCATGCATGAGGTAAGATCACCATACGGTGCTTGCAGTACCTTCACAAACATTGTGAATATAAAACAATGCTATACATGAAACTGATTATCTAGACTCAATAAATGGGAACAAATAAATTAACAAAACATTATGGTTATAAGCCAAGAATGAATAACTAGAATCTGAGATAGAGAACAATGTGTAACCCAGCTATGGTTCAAAATATGTAGAGCAAAGGGGTACAACTGTGCAATAACAGTCATAAAGTATAGTGCTGGATATGTATTCTACGAACCATTATGGAACCAAAAGCCTAAAATTACACTCATTTTGAACTAACTGTGGTGGTACAAAAAATCTCAGAACTATATTCACTTTGAACTTACCGTGGTTCGAGTTTTATAAGTAGGAGAAGCAACAGTAGAGGATATCAGTTTCCCATCACCTTCTTCTGCAAATGTCAAAAGATCTTTGGCAAGTGGTCTAACATTTGCTGATGAAGAAAGGCCAACAAGAACCTGCAATAATCACCAATTAACTTTAGGAAATACATGTTGTCTGACCGCAAGAAACAACAAAAGTGACCATGAAAATAGAATATAGGAGAAAAGCCCAAGAAAACTAACAATGACACGTGGTGCGCTTGAAGATTCAAAAGATGACCGTTTCTCGTTTAGCAAAGCAGCACGTTTCTGATCACGGTTCTGCAGCGATGATAAAATGTTTCAGATAGCAGGAtagaagtcataaacaagaataagaaaatTGCACTATCGCTAAACTTGCATGGTTGTCTCACAGAGCTCCCCAAACTTAAAGAATTAATTATCAAGTCAATGAACTATCTTCCATTAGTTTGCAATGCCATTTGTGCTGTAAACTGACCATGATGATTGCATGGCACACAATCAGTAAGACATTATATCAGATTGTTGAttgagaaaaagagaagctgAGACATTTCTGCATCAGTACATCCAAATGTGAGGATGAATGTGGAAGGTGAAGAGAACCTTGAATGCCATGTAGCAACAGTTGTGGCCACAATAGTACGGCTTAGGTCCTTGATTGCCAGGTTGATGTGCTAAAGGAAGTCGGTAACATCAACGTCAAGCGCACGGAACTGCAATTATGGGGTTTCCACCATAAGAGAATGATGTCACAATTGTGCAGTTTGGAGTGAATTGAGGACGGCAACCCCAGCATTGAGGGGAGCTTGTCCACCGTCCAAACTCCTGTTGTTTTGTGGCAATAGTGAACATCTCTAGGAGAGATTCAGAAACCCGATGTGGACAAAATGGCAGCAGCAACACGGATCCTGATTCATGATATGGTTGTATAGCTGGAGTAATGGACGGCAGAGAGGTTCAATAGTGTCACACAACAGTGGACGtgtcgatgatgatgatgggcgATGTACAACAGTGTCGAGACCAAGAGGGACATCACCAACCTCTTTGATGGGTGGTGGTGTAGGCAAGGCCTTACAAGGAATGGTGATTTAATCTTGGATACCGGACGACAACGGTGGCAGCAAAAATTCACATTTGGATGCCAGATGACAACATTAACAAATATTAATGCAGGGAAACAGGCTGTGGTGCTTCGATTCCTGATGTCCCTATATGGTACTCGAAAGTGGAGAGTATAGATGACAATGGAAGAGGCCAATCCTAGATGGGCAGCAGTGATGCCCAGCAAGGAACTACAGCGCTGGTGAAGCAGCATGACGCGTGAGGCCATGAGATAGTGGCATTAGTAAGGCGATGTGATGGCAGACCCAGTGAGGCCACAACACGAGCCATACATAGAGAAGGGGTCAAGGGGAGCACTAGAatggtggggtggggtgggggggggtgAGAGGGATAAAGACATGTGTGACATGGTTCAACGCAAGATCTTGTTGTCATCTCAGGTCTAATGGATGCCACATCAACAAATATCTTAAAGAAACACCTAAAATGACCTAACATGCAGATGGAGGAAAGTTTAGTGGCCTGAGAATTTAATATACAAGTTTGAGGAGCTCTGTAAGTTGTGAGACAATTACCTAAGTTTAGGATAATGCAGTACTTTTTACTCAATAACGATAACAACAACTAAACTCATTTAACATCGAATTGACAAACAAAAATGCCAGAACACAATGAGCACCATCCATACCTCTCCGTTCACAATTCAATGGAAACAAGGGCAccaataacaaaagaaaaatgaggtCGATAATAGACAGCTATGCTTCAAAATCATATTAACTGAATCAGAAGAACATATTGTTCCAACTGTTTTTTCAAGATTTCCATTTTAATCTAGCAAGAAATCAAAAGAACGAGAAAAGAAGAATCTTCATGTGAGTTcaaaaaacaacataaaaatAAATTCCGAGGCATGGTCATGTATACCAAACTGAACAGAAGGACACCAAATCATACTAGAACATTTTAACATCTATCACCTCCTAAACGACATGTTACCAGAGGTTCCACCTTTTAACACTAAAAAACAAAGAGGCATGGTGTTGAAATCTGACCGCCTTGCTCCGCTGGACGCGCGCGGCGCGGGCACCCTTGACGGCGGCACGGTGGCTGCTCTCCGGTTTCCCGCTCCTGACCTTGTCTACCGAACAAGAACCAAGCTCCCGTCAATGAGCTGTAGTGTCGCAGGAAGGGAAAAAGGGATGGACGCGAAAGGAGGACAGAGGAAAGGGGGAGGTTAGACTATACCGATCTTGTGCGTGTGGCGGGAGGCCTTGGACGCGAAGCGGCTCTTGTGCGGCTTGTTCACCTGCGCGCGCGCTCCGCCCATctcggcagcggtggcggcggcggcggcggcgtcgagagagagagagagagagggaatgTTAGGGTTTAGAGCTTAAGTAGGCACGAGAGAAGACGGGCAGAGCCCCGTGGCCGGAGAGCtcgagcgagcctgacacataTCCGAGCCGAGCTTGAGCGAGCTGGGTTTTACCTTCGAGCTTCTAGGCAAGCTCAAAGTTCGGCTCAAACGAAGGTTGAGCTCGACTCGTCTCGATGTTGTTTCTGGCTCGCCCCGTGGAAGAGGGAGGTGTTCTTGGGAGCTCAAAGTTGCGATTATTGCAATGAAAATATAATATGGTATGTAATATTAAGTATAAATTTAAGGTACGAAGATATTAATGTGTTATAGAAGCATCACCGAATGAATACGTCAGGAGTGATACTATAGTTTGATTTTATATAGGATAAAAATGAAGGCGGAGATTATCCACTATTTTTCCTCCTAATTTTTTATTAgttttcattagtaaaacagGTTCAATATATGTAGCCAATAACAAGGTGGGGAGGCTAGAGAATATGGGAGGATAACAAAAGTgtataaattattcaaattttaagggtttttattagataggaagAGATTAGAAAAGTGGTGACGTGGAATctaactcgtgttttatatagtagagacaAGAATTTTTATGCTTTGTCGATGCCTCGGGCCTTGACTATTAGATGGCTGACGGGGACCACAAGATCAATGGAGAGGTGGCTGTCGATAGGGGTGGGAGGCAAGGAGGCGAGCGGCTAGTGGGTGGAGGCCATGGCGATGTTGGAGGTTCGCTTTTGGGATTTGGAGTGAATAGTGATGAGCAAAAAAGGGATCTGTGTGACTTCTCCGTTGGAGTGCGCTGCAGTGCTGTTCATGTGAAGCCATTGGACGTGGCAATAAGAAATATATAGGTGTGGAgtagaagaaaagaaatatgTCATTTGGGTGGTGGTATCTTCTCTGTCCACTC
This genomic interval carries:
- the LOC133884470 gene encoding uncharacterized protein LOC133884470, whose translation is MGGARAQVNKPHKSRFASKASRHTHKIDKVRSGKPESSHRAAVKGARAARVQRSKANRDQKRAALLNEKRSSFESSSAPRVIVLVGLSSSANVRPLAKDLLTFAEEGDGKLISSTVASPTYKTRTTVLQAPYGDLTSCMELAKVADLLAFVLSANSLYSSDSSSPIDEFGSQCLSVFRAMGLPSTAVFIRDLPPDNKSRQELKKAATSFLSTELPEDCKFYLADTKDDLHKFMWLFKEQHLSSPNWRNQRPYVMSEKVCIKSDDNMGLCTLLVSGYLRAHNLSVNQLVHVSGAGDFQLGQIDVLKDPCPVSKRKSSDVMETEDNGNQIVNTFVPDPSNQEPLLVENVPNPLAGEQTWPTEAEMEAADINNKQRKLVKRKLPRGTSEYQAAWIFDDTDDEDGVSDNDNQAGSGMVIDEQDHSDQVSDGSDIDAVSHFTEKFDEETVGGTEMADEEILSREQIEAEIRKIKEANAEDEEFPDEVETPLDVPAKKRFAKYRGLKSFRTSAWDPKESLPPEYSRIFAFDNFTRTQKHALAKIAELDRGTMDCARVGSYVRLHVKNVPTDVAAKLCPPSRGIPVVVSGLLQHESKMSVLHFSIKKQDSYETPIKSKEPLIFNVGFRQFTARPLFSSDNINCNKHKMERFLHHGRFSVASVYAPICFPPLPLIVLKNRDGEQPAIAAVGSLKSVDTDRIILKKIVLTGYPQRVSKLKAIVRYMFHNPDDVRWFKPVELWTKHGRRGRIKETVGTHGAMKCIFNSSIQQHDTVCMSLYKRAYPKWPEQLYQI